Proteins encoded within one genomic window of Lysinibacillus sphaericus:
- the fabZ gene encoding 3-hydroxyacyl-ACP dehydratase FabZ has translation MLTAEQIQEILPHRYPFLFVDRIVELEVGKRAVGIKNVSINEDFFNGHFPGYPVMPGVLIVEALAQVGGVALLKSEQYQGRLVFLTGIDNARFKRQVVPGDQLRLEVEFVKLRGVMGKGHAVATVDGELVCEADILFAIGPEQPKQP, from the coding sequence ATGTTAACAGCAGAGCAAATTCAAGAAATTTTACCACATCGTTATCCATTTTTATTTGTAGACCGTATTGTGGAATTAGAAGTAGGCAAGCGTGCAGTAGGTATCAAAAATGTATCGATTAACGAAGATTTCTTTAATGGACATTTTCCAGGATATCCTGTTATGCCAGGTGTTTTAATTGTAGAGGCATTGGCGCAAGTAGGTGGCGTCGCTTTATTAAAATCAGAACAGTACCAAGGACGTTTAGTATTTTTAACAGGAATCGATAACGCTCGTTTTAAGCGCCAAGTAGTACCGGGAGATCAGCTACGATTAGAAGTAGAATTCGTTAAACTGCGCGGTGTAATGGGCAAAGGACATGCTGTAGCTACCGTTGATGGCGAGCTAGTTTGTGAGGCAGATATTTTATTTGCAATAGGGCCTGAACAACCAAAACAGCCTTAA
- a CDS encoding DNA-directed RNA polymerase subunit beta, which translates to MTNDSRRRSVPTQETETPPEEKGRRSNGEQREVRWVQIRLIPIWLRVVLVLVLIVVAAILGTMVGYSVIGQGKAMDVFKLETWQHIFDIMNGKE; encoded by the coding sequence ATGACAAACGATTCACGTCGACGTTCTGTGCCGACACAAGAAACCGAAACGCCACCAGAAGAAAAGGGACGTCGCTCAAACGGAGAGCAACGCGAGGTTCGATGGGTGCAAATACGGCTGATTCCGATTTGGTTACGAGTTGTACTTGTTCTTGTTTTAATCGTTGTTGCCGCTATTTTAGGTACAATGGTCGGCTACAGTGTAATTGGTCAAGGAAAAGCAATGGATGTCTTTAAATTAGAAACATGGCAGCATATATTTGACATTATGAATGGTAAAGAATAA
- a CDS encoding flagellar hook-basal body protein, translating to MLRTMITATNTMGQLQNKLDTISNNIANSGTHGYKTRQATFNELMYQQFNNDKQDPTVRQSPVGIRYGSGAQLGQIQTNHKQGSLQTTDRDLDLAFTKPKQYFNILMPDGENGTKTVYTRQGDFYLSPLNNGTVMLVNTDGYPVADANGQPITLPDNAKGFIVRNGGMLEATYPNGDVIRTDLAVTEFQKPQLMEHISGTYVGLPDNLAELGYTQAEVVTELQGANRQQIGMQNEALELSNVSLSKEMTDLIETQRAYQFNARAVTLADQMLGLINGVR from the coding sequence ATGCTACGAACAATGATTACGGCAACAAATACAATGGGGCAATTGCAAAATAAATTAGATACAATTAGTAATAATATTGCTAACAGTGGAACGCATGGCTATAAAACACGTCAAGCAACGTTCAACGAACTTATGTATCAGCAATTTAATAATGATAAACAGGACCCAACTGTGCGTCAATCACCAGTAGGCATCCGTTATGGCTCTGGAGCACAGCTTGGACAAATTCAAACAAATCATAAGCAAGGTTCGCTTCAAACAACAGATCGCGATTTGGATCTCGCTTTTACAAAACCAAAGCAATATTTCAACATTTTAATGCCAGATGGTGAAAATGGCACAAAAACAGTGTATACTCGTCAAGGTGACTTTTATTTATCACCTTTAAATAATGGAACGGTGATGCTTGTCAATACAGATGGTTATCCAGTGGCAGATGCAAATGGACAGCCTATTACATTACCTGATAATGCAAAAGGTTTTATTGTTCGCAATGGAGGCATGTTAGAAGCTACATATCCGAATGGTGATGTTATTCGTACGGATTTAGCAGTAACGGAATTCCAAAAGCCGCAACTAATGGAGCATATTTCTGGTACATATGTAGGCTTACCAGATAACTTAGCAGAGCTAGGATATACACAAGCAGAAGTTGTAACAGAGTTACAAGGAGCAAATCGTCAACAAATCGGCATGCAAAATGAAGCCCTCGAATTATCGAATGTGAGCTTGTCGAAGGAAATGACAGATTTAATCGAAACGCAACGTGCTTATCAATTTAATGCAAGAGCTGTAACACTAGCTGACCAAATGCTAGGGCTTATTAATGGTGTTAGATAA
- a CDS encoding flagellar hook-basal body protein, giving the protein MFKGFYTVATGMIAQQRRTELLTNNLSNASTPGFKADQSTIRSFPDMLMSSVGKTNAPANQQAGSQYMSQVGALNTGIYMQETLPNYIQGQIYSTDLTTDMALIDGNLPQNEDGVSGSIFFRLAHPDGGEAYTRNGNFTLDGQGYLVNGQGLYVLSDNGQRIQLPNDDFRLDQDGGIYVNNQQVARVGVSFAANPNMLRKQDNGLIRTENGEALPTAYGANGVSFTLGQKFLERSNVDSGRTMTDLMTAYRAFEANQKVLQAYDRSMEKAVNEIGKI; this is encoded by the coding sequence TTGTTTAAAGGGTTTTATACAGTAGCAACAGGTATGATAGCACAACAAAGACGAACAGAATTACTGACAAACAACTTATCAAATGCAAGTACACCTGGATTTAAGGCAGATCAATCTACCATCCGTTCGTTTCCAGATATGCTAATGTCCAGCGTAGGAAAAACAAATGCACCCGCCAATCAGCAAGCTGGCTCACAGTATATGAGTCAAGTTGGTGCACTCAATACAGGGATATATATGCAAGAAACATTGCCAAATTACATACAAGGTCAAATCTATAGCACGGATTTAACGACAGATATGGCCCTTATCGATGGAAACTTACCTCAAAATGAAGATGGTGTCTCTGGTTCAATTTTCTTCCGTTTAGCACATCCAGACGGTGGAGAAGCCTATACACGTAACGGGAATTTCACATTAGATGGTCAAGGCTATTTAGTAAATGGTCAAGGTCTCTACGTGTTATCTGATAATGGACAACGCATCCAGCTACCAAATGATGATTTCCGTCTTGATCAGGACGGTGGAATTTATGTGAATAACCAGCAAGTAGCGCGCGTAGGTGTATCTTTTGCGGCCAATCCGAACATGCTACGTAAACAAGATAATGGCTTAATTCGTACAGAAAATGGAGAAGCCTTGCCGACTGCTTACGGTGCAAATGGTGTATCGTTTACATTAGGACAAAAATTTTTAGAGCGCTCAAACGTAGACTCTGGACGCACAATGACAGATTTAATGACAGCATACCGAGCTTTTGAAGCAAACCAAAAAGTGTTGCAAGCGTATGATCGAAGTATGGAAAAGGCTGTAAATGAAATCGGTAAAATATAA
- a CDS encoding rod shape-determining protein, translating to MFSKDIGIDLGTANVLIHVKGKGIVLNEPSVVAIDKKTNKVLAVGEEARQMVGRTPGNITAIRPLRDGVIADFDVTEAMLRHFINKLNLKGFLTKPRILICCPTNITSVEQKAIREAAEKSGGKKVYLEEEPKVAAIGAGMDIFQPSGNMVVDIGGGTTDIAVLSMGDIVTSESIKVAGDVFDNDILQYIKKEYKLLIGERTAEAIKITIGTVFKGGRNDSMDIRGRDMVTGLPRTITIHSEEIERALHESVAMIVQSAKNVLEKTPPELSADIIDRGVIITGGGALLHGMDQLLIEELKVPVFIAEHPMDCVAIGTGIMLENIDRVPASL from the coding sequence ATGTTTTCGAAGGATATAGGCATTGACTTAGGAACTGCGAACGTATTAATCCACGTTAAAGGCAAAGGAATCGTCCTAAACGAACCATCTGTGGTAGCAATAGATAAAAAGACGAATAAGGTATTAGCAGTAGGTGAAGAAGCTCGTCAAATGGTGGGTCGCACGCCCGGTAATATAACAGCAATTCGGCCATTACGCGATGGAGTAATTGCAGACTTTGATGTTACCGAAGCGATGCTTAGACATTTCATCAATAAATTAAATCTAAAAGGATTTTTAACAAAGCCACGTATATTGATTTGCTGTCCAACAAATATTACAAGTGTAGAGCAAAAAGCGATTCGCGAAGCTGCTGAAAAATCTGGTGGTAAAAAAGTATATTTAGAGGAAGAACCAAAAGTTGCGGCAATCGGAGCTGGGATGGATATTTTCCAACCAAGTGGCAATATGGTAGTGGATATCGGTGGTGGTACTACAGATATCGCAGTTCTTTCTATGGGTGACATTGTAACAAGTGAGTCTATTAAGGTTGCGGGCGACGTTTTTGATAATGATATTTTACAATATATTAAAAAAGAATATAAATTGTTAATTGGTGAGCGTACAGCCGAAGCAATCAAAATCACGATTGGCACAGTCTTCAAAGGTGGACGTAACGACTCAATGGATATTCGCGGTCGTGATATGGTAACAGGCTTACCTCGTACAATTACGATTCATTCAGAGGAAATTGAACGTGCATTACATGAATCAGTAGCCATGATCGTACAATCGGCGAAAAACGTGTTAGAAAAAACACCGCCTGAGCTTTCAGCAGATATTATTGACCGTGGTGTCATTATTACTGGTGGTGGCGCATTATTACACGGAATGGACCAACTGTTAATCGAAGAGTTAAAAGTTCCAGTCTTTATTGCTGAACATCCAATGGATTGTGTTGCAATTGGCACTGGCATTATGTTAGAAAATATTGATCGTGTTCCAGCATCACTATAA
- a CDS encoding sporulation transcriptional regulator SpoIIID, giving the protein MHEHIRKRCIRLGELLIETRETVRVLAKMTGYSKSTVHKDLTERLPTIHEGLADQVKEILAYHKAVRHIRGGEATKNKWKERASQE; this is encoded by the coding sequence GTGCACGAGCACATTCGGAAGCGCTGCATACGCCTCGGTGAATTACTGATTGAGACGCGTGAAACTGTGCGTGTCCTCGCGAAAATGACAGGTTACTCTAAAAGTACGGTGCACAAAGATTTAACTGAGCGATTACCAACAATTCATGAAGGATTAGCTGATCAAGTGAAAGAAATTCTCGCCTACCATAAAGCCGTACGTCATATTCGTGGAGGAGAGGCAACGAAAAACAAGTGGAAAGAAAGAGCGAGTCAAGAATGA
- a CDS encoding M23 family metallopeptidase produces the protein MREDKNSKTSQNEKGQLQKKPWFWPAVYAGGALMLAGMLFGYNSLVTKEEAPLPDVAQVDPGPVVETNAKTETMKYPFKEAELSKVQVSQEFYDVEAKEESRENALMVFNQTFTTSSGISLSMNGEEFEVVAALTGKVLEVKLDAFTGNKIVLEHANGVQTHYSSVKDIAVKEGDEVAQGQALGKATDNEWNQAAGVHMHFEVLENGKYVNPKKFLGF, from the coding sequence ATGAGAGAGGATAAAAATAGTAAAACTTCTCAAAATGAAAAAGGACAATTGCAGAAAAAACCTTGGTTTTGGCCGGCGGTATACGCGGGTGGTGCATTAATGTTAGCAGGTATGTTATTTGGTTACAATAGTCTCGTGACAAAAGAAGAAGCACCATTACCAGATGTAGCGCAAGTAGACCCAGGTCCAGTAGTTGAAACAAATGCAAAAACAGAAACAATGAAGTATCCATTCAAGGAAGCAGAGCTTAGTAAAGTACAAGTTTCACAGGAATTTTATGATGTAGAAGCAAAAGAAGAGTCACGTGAGAATGCCTTAATGGTATTCAATCAAACTTTTACAACTTCATCAGGCATTTCCCTTTCTATGAATGGAGAGGAATTCGAAGTAGTTGCTGCGTTAACTGGTAAAGTACTAGAAGTAAAACTAGATGCGTTTACAGGCAATAAAATCGTCCTAGAGCATGCGAATGGTGTGCAAACGCATTATAGTTCAGTAAAAGATATCGCTGTGAAAGAAGGCGATGAAGTAGCACAAGGTCAGGCACTTGGAAAAGCGACTGACAATGAGTGGAATCAAGCAGCTGGCGTTCACATGCATTTTGAAGTTCTAGAAAACGGTAAATACGTTAATCCGAAAAAATTCCTAGGATTTTAA
- the spoIID gene encoding stage II sporulation protein D: MKNWIMIIAVICLIGALYMMPVAFSERRIDDHSNNSPQKTENACEIFIEVEGQKEKIPLETYIVGVVAAEMPVSFNKEALKAQAIAARTYALKTTNYGKKAIAPTVARQVYYNKEQRKANWTSNFPGNEKKIVEAITETEGQVLLYNNELITAMFHSTSNGKTESAYGYSGNDLPYLQSVASMSDQASPKFATIKEWTLAEWNALWPVKWRANDFNRMQVFLNDSERVERLQLGKNGWSGREVRTLLQLPSTDFKISYNKNTDKVQVATKGYGHGVGMSQYGADAMAREGKSASEILHYYYQQIEIKKIDACLK; this comes from the coding sequence ATGAAAAATTGGATAATGATAATTGCTGTGATTTGTTTAATTGGTGCATTATATATGATGCCAGTAGCATTCAGTGAGAGACGAATCGATGATCATTCTAACAACTCCCCACAAAAGACGGAAAACGCCTGTGAAATATTCATAGAAGTGGAGGGACAGAAGGAAAAAATTCCTTTAGAAACGTATATAGTTGGTGTAGTAGCTGCAGAAATGCCCGTGTCCTTTAATAAAGAAGCTTTAAAAGCTCAAGCCATTGCTGCCAGAACCTATGCGCTGAAAACGACAAATTACGGTAAAAAAGCCATTGCACCTACTGTTGCAAGGCAAGTCTACTACAATAAAGAACAAAGAAAAGCCAATTGGACTAGCAATTTCCCGGGAAATGAAAAGAAAATTGTCGAAGCCATTACAGAAACAGAAGGACAAGTTCTTCTATATAATAATGAATTAATTACGGCGATGTTTCACTCAACGAGCAATGGTAAAACAGAGAGTGCTTACGGTTACAGTGGGAATGACTTACCGTATTTACAAAGCGTTGCAAGTATGTCCGATCAAGCTTCTCCAAAGTTTGCAACAATAAAAGAATGGACGTTAGCCGAATGGAATGCGCTGTGGCCAGTTAAATGGCGGGCGAATGATTTCAATCGTATGCAAGTGTTTCTCAATGATTCAGAGCGTGTAGAACGCCTGCAATTAGGTAAAAATGGATGGTCAGGCAGAGAGGTTAGAACACTCTTACAATTACCATCAACAGATTTTAAGATTTCATATAATAAGAATACGGATAAGGTTCAGGTAGCAACGAAAGGATATGGTCATGGCGTTGGTATGAGCCAGTACGGTGCAGATGCGATGGCACGTGAAGGAAAGAGCGCTTCAGAGATTTTACACTATTATTATCAACAAATTGAGATAAAAAAAATAGATGCATGTTTAAAATAG
- the murA gene encoding UDP-N-acetylglucosamine 1-carboxyvinyltransferase, producing the protein MDKIIVTGGQKLQGKVRVEGAKNAVLPILAAALLASKGENVIKEVPNLADVYTINEVLKSLNADVTYIPEDNTVYIDATKELSSEAQFEYVSKMRASILVMGSLLARNGFARVALPGGCAIGSRPIELHLKGFEAMGAKISFGHGYVEAKVEGRLQGANVYLDFPSVGATENIMTAASLAKGTTVIENAAKEPEIVDLANFINSMGGRVIGAGTNTIRIEGVDTLYGAEHYIIPDRIEAGTFMVAAAITKGDVTIENAVPEHMTALIAKMREMGVEITELDEGIRVHVPQTLKAVDIKTMPHPGFPTDMQSQMMALMLTAEGTSIITETVFENRFMHVEEFRRMNAGAKIEGRSVFIEGPVNLQGAEVMATDLRAAAALILAGLVSEGITRVTKLHHLDRGYVDFHGKLASLGANIERVTTMDVTPKEKTTIELPAN; encoded by the coding sequence GTGGATAAAATTATAGTGACTGGCGGCCAAAAGCTACAGGGGAAAGTTCGTGTAGAGGGCGCAAAAAATGCAGTGTTACCAATCCTGGCGGCAGCTTTACTTGCTTCAAAAGGAGAAAATGTAATTAAAGAAGTCCCTAACTTAGCAGATGTTTATACCATAAATGAAGTACTAAAAAGTCTAAACGCTGATGTTACATATATACCAGAAGACAATACTGTATATATAGACGCAACAAAAGAACTTTCAAGTGAAGCTCAATTTGAATATGTCAGTAAAATGCGTGCATCCATTTTAGTGATGGGTTCTTTGCTTGCACGAAACGGCTTTGCACGAGTTGCTTTACCAGGTGGCTGTGCAATCGGTTCACGTCCAATTGAATTACATTTAAAAGGTTTTGAGGCAATGGGTGCAAAAATTTCATTTGGGCACGGTTATGTGGAAGCGAAGGTAGAGGGTCGTTTACAAGGTGCGAATGTATATTTAGATTTCCCAAGTGTCGGTGCAACAGAAAATATTATGACGGCTGCATCTTTAGCAAAAGGAACGACAGTAATTGAAAATGCAGCAAAAGAGCCTGAAATTGTAGATCTTGCAAACTTCATTAATAGTATGGGTGGCCGTGTTATCGGCGCAGGTACGAATACGATTCGTATTGAAGGTGTTGACACATTATATGGAGCAGAGCATTATATTATTCCTGACCGTATCGAAGCAGGTACATTTATGGTAGCAGCTGCGATTACAAAGGGTGATGTAACGATTGAAAATGCTGTGCCTGAACATATGACGGCTTTAATCGCAAAAATGCGCGAAATGGGCGTAGAAATTACAGAGCTTGATGAAGGAATACGTGTCCACGTACCGCAAACATTAAAAGCTGTAGACATTAAAACAATGCCACATCCAGGCTTCCCAACGGATATGCAGTCGCAAATGATGGCGTTGATGTTAACTGCTGAAGGTACGAGTATCATTACAGAAACAGTCTTTGAAAATCGTTTTATGCACGTTGAAGAGTTCCGTCGCATGAATGCCGGTGCTAAAATCGAAGGACGTTCTGTGTTTATCGAAGGACCAGTAAACCTACAGGGAGCTGAGGTTATGGCAACAGATTTACGAGCTGCGGCAGCCCTAATTTTAGCAGGTCTTGTGTCTGAAGGAATAACACGAGTGACAAAACTCCATCACTTAGACCGTGGTTACGTAGACTTCCATGGCAAATTAGCATCACTTGGTGCAAATATTGAACGTGTAACAACAATGGATGTTACACCGAAAGAAAAAACAACAATCGAATTACCAGCAAACTAA
- a CDS encoding DUF1146 family protein has protein sequence MGIYEAVGQEALMGILSHLFFIAITFYALQAFMLEKLFKKNKVFQIQLIYILLSIAIGTAVSNFFLQVSSWSGKLPYLF, from the coding sequence GTGGGAATTTATGAAGCAGTAGGGCAAGAAGCTTTAATGGGCATTCTATCGCACCTCTTTTTTATTGCTATCACTTTTTACGCTTTGCAGGCCTTCATGCTAGAAAAATTGTTTAAAAAAAACAAAGTATTTCAAATACAGTTGATTTATATTTTGTTGAGCATTGCAATCGGGACCGCAGTCTCTAATTTCTTTCTACAAGTTTCAAGTTGGTCTGGAAAACTCCCTTACTTATTTTAA
- a CDS encoding F0F1 ATP synthase subunit epsilon, whose protein sequence is MKTVTVNIVTPDGPVYDSEVSMVIAKTTSGEIGVLAGHIPMVAPLAIGAVKLKKDNGSTEIVAVSGGFIEVRPEKISILAPSAEIADNIDVQRAKEAVKRAEGRIQSKQDNIDFKRADLALKRALNRINVHEGNI, encoded by the coding sequence ATGAAGACAGTTACAGTCAATATTGTCACTCCCGACGGCCCGGTATACGATTCTGAAGTATCAATGGTAATCGCGAAAACAACTTCAGGTGAGATTGGTGTTCTTGCCGGCCATATTCCAATGGTAGCTCCACTTGCAATCGGTGCAGTGAAGCTGAAAAAGGACAATGGTTCAACTGAGATTGTTGCTGTAAGCGGTGGTTTCATTGAAGTTCGTCCAGAAAAGATCTCAATTTTAGCACCTTCTGCTGAAATTGCTGATAATATCGATGTACAACGTGCTAAAGAAGCCGTTAAACGCGCTGAAGGACGAATTCAAAGCAAACAAGATAACATTGATTTCAAACGTGCTGACCTAGCATTAAAACGTGCGTTGAATCGTATCAACGTTCATGAGGGTAATATCTAA